One Mangifera indica cultivar Alphonso chromosome 4, CATAS_Mindica_2.1, whole genome shotgun sequence genomic region harbors:
- the LOC123214175 gene encoding KH domain-containing protein HEN4 isoform X2, translating to MLMKRTIMSDPNPYSTANGSSNKRSKPPPPPLTVPQGHVAFRLLCHASRIGGVIGKSGNVIKQLQNSTGVKIRIEEAPSDSPDRVVTVIGPTNVDTRMSVSGSRNSGSFVDRNGNEGNGDDRGEKDGSCFEVSKAQEGLIRVFERILEVAAETDGIEIGVVSCRLLAETHQVGSIIGKGGKVVEKIRRETGCKIRVLTENLSACAGPNDEIVEIDGDVLAVKKALIAVSRRLQDCPPVDKTRMIGSKSHEAAPLESLHRPLEVVPQETMRRPIEAIPHDIIRRPLEAVPQENVRRPLEAFASETSRRSFEAVPLETLRRPFEAVPQDTLPDLRIDLLSQRNSLSSTIPSSSISYAPGIHPVSLEADRISTLDTKMQQQEVSFRILCSNDKVGGVIGKGGNIVKALQNEAGASITVGSTVADCDERLITVTALENPESRYSSAQKAVVLVFSRLIGAGFEKGPDLSSNKGFSVIARLVVASNQVGCLLGKGGTIISEMRKATGTGIRIIGDQVPKCTSENDKVVQISGEFLKVIDAVYNVTGRLRDNLFSSSLNNAGTRNTSSVLADTSPYGRLREAAAVGLPSSVGVSHSGNRHPILTQSMDHIGFSHSLDRPSSPRLWASQAVTGAYPWAITDLSRGRAHLKGGLELGSGNRTAIVTNTTVEIIVPENVISSVYGENGSNLARLKQVQLIGLL from the exons ATGCTGATGAAGCGTACGATAATGTCCGACCCGAACCCGTACAGCACAGCAAACGGATCCTCCAACAAGCGCTCCAAGCCCCCGCCCCCTCCGCTCACCGTTCCACAAGGACACGTAGCCTTCCGTCTCCTCTGCCACGCATCGCGCATCGGCGGCGTCATTGGGAAGTCTGGCAACGTCATCAAACAGCTGCAGAACTCGACCGGAGTCAAGATCCGGATCGAGGAGGCTCCATCCGACTCCCCTGATAGGGTCGTCACGGTGATTGGTCCGACGAATGTCGATACGAGGATGAGTGTGAGCGGTAGTAGGAATAGTGGCAGCTTTGTGGATAGAAATGGGAATGAGGGTAACGGTGATGATAGGGGGGAGAAAGATGGGAGTTGTTTTGAAGTGTCGAAGGCGCAGGAGGGcttaattagggtttttgagAGGATATTGGAGGTGGCGGCGGAGACTGATGGAATTGAAATTGGGGTGGTTTCCTGTCGCTTATTGGCGGAGACGCACCAGGTGGGTTCGATAATTGGGAAAGGAGGGAAAGTAGTGGAGAAGATAAGGAGAGAGACTGGGtgtaaaattagggttttgactGAGAATTTGTCTGCTTGTGCTGGTCCTAATGATGAGATTGTGGAG ATAGATGGAGATGTTCTGGCAGTAAAGAAAGCACTCATTGCTGTCTCTCGCCGTCTTCAGGACTGTCCTCCAGTTGACAAGACAAGGATGATTGGAAGCAAATCTCATGAGGCAGCTCCACTAGAAAGTTTACACAGACCTCTTGAGGTGGTACCCCAAGAGACTATGCGCAGACCTATTGAGGCAATCCCCCATGATATTATACGCAGACCTCTTGAGGCAGTTCCACAAGAGAATGTACGTAGACCTCTGGAGGCATTTGCCTCAGAGACTTCACGTAGATCTTTTGAGGCAGTTCCCTTAGAGACTTTGCGTAGACCTTTTGAGGCAGTTCCCCAGGATACATTACCTGATCTTCGTATAGATCTTCTATCTCAGCGAAATTCACTGTCAAGTACCATACCAAGTAGCTCCATCAGTTATGCTCCTGGAATTCATCCTGTGTCATTAGAGGCTGACAGGATCTCCACCCTGGACACAAAAATGCAACAGCAGGAAGTAAGTTTTAGAATCCTTTGTTCCAATGACAAGGTTGGGGGTGTTATTGGAAAGGGAGGCAACATTGTCAAGGCTCTTCAGAATGAGGCAGGGGCATCCATAACTGTTGGATCTACCGTAGCTGACTGTGACGAAAGGTTAATCACTGTTACTGCATTGGAG AACCCGGAATCACGATATTCTTCAGCACAAAAAGCTGTTGTCCTTGTTTTCTCAAGATTAATAGGGGCTGGATTTGAAAAGGGACCAGATTTGAGCTCAAATAAGGGGTTTTCTGTTATTGCTAGGCTTGTAGTTGCATCAAATCAGGTTGGTTGTTTGTTAGGAAAAGGAGGCACTATAATCTCAGAAATGCGGAAGGCAACTGGTACTGGCATACGTATAATAGGTGACCAGGTCCCAAAGTGTACCTCAGAGAATGATAAAGTGGTGCAG aTTTCAGGAGAGTTTCTAAAGGTGATAGATGCAGTGTATAATGTTACTGGTAGACTGCGAGATAATCTTTTTTCCAGCTCACTGAACAATGCTGGAACACGGAACACTTCCTCTGTATTAGCTGACACTAGTCCCTATGGAAGATTGAGGGAAGCTGCTGCTGTTGGGTTACCATCATCAGTTGGTGTTTCTCATAGTGGTAATCGACATCCAATTTTAACACAGAGTATGGATCATATTGGATTTTCCCATAGTCTAGATCGTCCTTCTTCGCCAAGGTTATGGGCATCACAG GCAGTAACTGGGGCCTATCCATGGGCTATAACAGATCTTAGCAGAGGTCGAGCTCATCTTAAAGGTGGCTTGGAACTTGGCAG TGGAAACAGAACTGCTATTGTGACAAATACAACTGTGGAGATTATAGTTCCTGAGAATGTTATTAGCTCTGTTTATGGAGAGAACGGTAGCAATCTAGCTCGTCTGAAACAG GTTCAACTGATAGGATTATTGTGA
- the LOC123214175 gene encoding KH domain-containing protein HEN4 isoform X1: MLMKRTIMSDPNPYSTANGSSNKRSKPPPPPLTVPQGHVAFRLLCHASRIGGVIGKSGNVIKQLQNSTGVKIRIEEAPSDSPDRVVTVIGPTNVDTRMSVSGSRNSGSFVDRNGNEGNGDDRGEKDGSCFEVSKAQEGLIRVFERILEVAAETDGIEIGVVSCRLLAETHQVGSIIGKGGKVVEKIRRETGCKIRVLTENLSACAGPNDEIVEIDGDVLAVKKALIAVSRRLQDCPPVDKTRMIGSKSHEAAPLESLHRPLEVVPQETMRRPIEAIPHDIIRRPLEAVPQENVRRPLEAFASETSRRSFEAVPLETLRRPFEAVPQDTLPDLRIDLLSQRNSLSSTIPSSSISYAPGIHPVSLEADRISTLDTKMQQQEVSFRILCSNDKVGGVIGKGGNIVKALQNEAGASITVGSTVADCDERLITVTALENPESRYSSAQKAVVLVFSRLIGAGFEKGPDLSSNKGFSVIARLVVASNQVGCLLGKGGTIISEMRKATGTGIRIIGDQVPKCTSENDKVVQISGEFLKVIDAVYNVTGRLRDNLFSSSLNNAGTRNTSSVLADTSPYGRLREAAAVGLPSSVGVSHSGNRHPILTQSMDHIGFSHSLDRPSSPRLWASQAVTGAYPWAITDLSRGRAHLKGGLELGSGNRTAIVTNTTVEIIVPENVISSVYGENGSNLARLKQISGAKVIVHEPRSGSTDRIIVISGTPDETQAAQSLLQAFILTGPS; this comes from the exons ATGCTGATGAAGCGTACGATAATGTCCGACCCGAACCCGTACAGCACAGCAAACGGATCCTCCAACAAGCGCTCCAAGCCCCCGCCCCCTCCGCTCACCGTTCCACAAGGACACGTAGCCTTCCGTCTCCTCTGCCACGCATCGCGCATCGGCGGCGTCATTGGGAAGTCTGGCAACGTCATCAAACAGCTGCAGAACTCGACCGGAGTCAAGATCCGGATCGAGGAGGCTCCATCCGACTCCCCTGATAGGGTCGTCACGGTGATTGGTCCGACGAATGTCGATACGAGGATGAGTGTGAGCGGTAGTAGGAATAGTGGCAGCTTTGTGGATAGAAATGGGAATGAGGGTAACGGTGATGATAGGGGGGAGAAAGATGGGAGTTGTTTTGAAGTGTCGAAGGCGCAGGAGGGcttaattagggtttttgagAGGATATTGGAGGTGGCGGCGGAGACTGATGGAATTGAAATTGGGGTGGTTTCCTGTCGCTTATTGGCGGAGACGCACCAGGTGGGTTCGATAATTGGGAAAGGAGGGAAAGTAGTGGAGAAGATAAGGAGAGAGACTGGGtgtaaaattagggttttgactGAGAATTTGTCTGCTTGTGCTGGTCCTAATGATGAGATTGTGGAG ATAGATGGAGATGTTCTGGCAGTAAAGAAAGCACTCATTGCTGTCTCTCGCCGTCTTCAGGACTGTCCTCCAGTTGACAAGACAAGGATGATTGGAAGCAAATCTCATGAGGCAGCTCCACTAGAAAGTTTACACAGACCTCTTGAGGTGGTACCCCAAGAGACTATGCGCAGACCTATTGAGGCAATCCCCCATGATATTATACGCAGACCTCTTGAGGCAGTTCCACAAGAGAATGTACGTAGACCTCTGGAGGCATTTGCCTCAGAGACTTCACGTAGATCTTTTGAGGCAGTTCCCTTAGAGACTTTGCGTAGACCTTTTGAGGCAGTTCCCCAGGATACATTACCTGATCTTCGTATAGATCTTCTATCTCAGCGAAATTCACTGTCAAGTACCATACCAAGTAGCTCCATCAGTTATGCTCCTGGAATTCATCCTGTGTCATTAGAGGCTGACAGGATCTCCACCCTGGACACAAAAATGCAACAGCAGGAAGTAAGTTTTAGAATCCTTTGTTCCAATGACAAGGTTGGGGGTGTTATTGGAAAGGGAGGCAACATTGTCAAGGCTCTTCAGAATGAGGCAGGGGCATCCATAACTGTTGGATCTACCGTAGCTGACTGTGACGAAAGGTTAATCACTGTTACTGCATTGGAG AACCCGGAATCACGATATTCTTCAGCACAAAAAGCTGTTGTCCTTGTTTTCTCAAGATTAATAGGGGCTGGATTTGAAAAGGGACCAGATTTGAGCTCAAATAAGGGGTTTTCTGTTATTGCTAGGCTTGTAGTTGCATCAAATCAGGTTGGTTGTTTGTTAGGAAAAGGAGGCACTATAATCTCAGAAATGCGGAAGGCAACTGGTACTGGCATACGTATAATAGGTGACCAGGTCCCAAAGTGTACCTCAGAGAATGATAAAGTGGTGCAG aTTTCAGGAGAGTTTCTAAAGGTGATAGATGCAGTGTATAATGTTACTGGTAGACTGCGAGATAATCTTTTTTCCAGCTCACTGAACAATGCTGGAACACGGAACACTTCCTCTGTATTAGCTGACACTAGTCCCTATGGAAGATTGAGGGAAGCTGCTGCTGTTGGGTTACCATCATCAGTTGGTGTTTCTCATAGTGGTAATCGACATCCAATTTTAACACAGAGTATGGATCATATTGGATTTTCCCATAGTCTAGATCGTCCTTCTTCGCCAAGGTTATGGGCATCACAG GCAGTAACTGGGGCCTATCCATGGGCTATAACAGATCTTAGCAGAGGTCGAGCTCATCTTAAAGGTGGCTTGGAACTTGGCAG TGGAAACAGAACTGCTATTGTGACAAATACAACTGTGGAGATTATAGTTCCTGAGAATGTTATTAGCTCTGTTTATGGAGAGAACGGTAGCAATCTAGCTCGTCTGAAACAG ATTTCTGGTGCTAAGGTAATTGTGCACGAACCTCGTTCAGGTTCAACTGATAGGATTATTGTGATATCTGGGACACCGGATGAAACCCAGGCAGCTCAGAGCCTCCTCCAAGCATTCATCCTCACTGGACCATCATGA
- the LOC123214175 gene encoding KH domain-containing protein HEN4 isoform X3: protein MLMKRTIMSDPNPYSTANGSSNKRSKPPPPPLTVPQGHVAFRLLCHASRIGGVIGKSGNVIKQLQNSTGVKIRIEEAPSDSPDRVVTVIGPTNVDTRMSVSGSRNSGSFVDRNGNEGNGDDRGEKDGSCFEVSKAQEGLIRVFERILEVAAETDGIEIGVVSCRLLAETHQVGSIIGKGGKVVEKIRRETGCKIRVLTENLSACAGPNDEIVEIDGDVLAVKKALIAVSRRLQDCPPVDKTRMIGSKSHEAAPLESLHRPLEVVPQETMRRPIEAIPHDIIRRPLEAVPQENVRRPLEAFASETSRRSFEAVPLETLRRPFEAVPQDTLPDLRIDLLSQRNSLSSTIPSSSISYAPGIHPVSLEADRISTLDTKMQQQEVSFRILCSNDKVGGVIGKGGNIVKALQNEAGASITVGSTVADCDERLITVTALENPESRYSSAQKAVVLVFSRLIGAGFEKGPDLSSNKGFSVIARLVVASNQVGCLLGKGGTIISEMRKATGTGIRIIGDQVPKCTSENDKVVQISGEFLKVIDAVYNVTGRLRDNLFSSSLNNAGTRNTSSVLADTSPYGRLREAAAVGLPSSVGVSHSGNRHPILTQSMDHIGFSHSLDRPSSPRLWASQAVTGAYPWAITDLSRGRAHLKGGLELGR from the exons ATGCTGATGAAGCGTACGATAATGTCCGACCCGAACCCGTACAGCACAGCAAACGGATCCTCCAACAAGCGCTCCAAGCCCCCGCCCCCTCCGCTCACCGTTCCACAAGGACACGTAGCCTTCCGTCTCCTCTGCCACGCATCGCGCATCGGCGGCGTCATTGGGAAGTCTGGCAACGTCATCAAACAGCTGCAGAACTCGACCGGAGTCAAGATCCGGATCGAGGAGGCTCCATCCGACTCCCCTGATAGGGTCGTCACGGTGATTGGTCCGACGAATGTCGATACGAGGATGAGTGTGAGCGGTAGTAGGAATAGTGGCAGCTTTGTGGATAGAAATGGGAATGAGGGTAACGGTGATGATAGGGGGGAGAAAGATGGGAGTTGTTTTGAAGTGTCGAAGGCGCAGGAGGGcttaattagggtttttgagAGGATATTGGAGGTGGCGGCGGAGACTGATGGAATTGAAATTGGGGTGGTTTCCTGTCGCTTATTGGCGGAGACGCACCAGGTGGGTTCGATAATTGGGAAAGGAGGGAAAGTAGTGGAGAAGATAAGGAGAGAGACTGGGtgtaaaattagggttttgactGAGAATTTGTCTGCTTGTGCTGGTCCTAATGATGAGATTGTGGAG ATAGATGGAGATGTTCTGGCAGTAAAGAAAGCACTCATTGCTGTCTCTCGCCGTCTTCAGGACTGTCCTCCAGTTGACAAGACAAGGATGATTGGAAGCAAATCTCATGAGGCAGCTCCACTAGAAAGTTTACACAGACCTCTTGAGGTGGTACCCCAAGAGACTATGCGCAGACCTATTGAGGCAATCCCCCATGATATTATACGCAGACCTCTTGAGGCAGTTCCACAAGAGAATGTACGTAGACCTCTGGAGGCATTTGCCTCAGAGACTTCACGTAGATCTTTTGAGGCAGTTCCCTTAGAGACTTTGCGTAGACCTTTTGAGGCAGTTCCCCAGGATACATTACCTGATCTTCGTATAGATCTTCTATCTCAGCGAAATTCACTGTCAAGTACCATACCAAGTAGCTCCATCAGTTATGCTCCTGGAATTCATCCTGTGTCATTAGAGGCTGACAGGATCTCCACCCTGGACACAAAAATGCAACAGCAGGAAGTAAGTTTTAGAATCCTTTGTTCCAATGACAAGGTTGGGGGTGTTATTGGAAAGGGAGGCAACATTGTCAAGGCTCTTCAGAATGAGGCAGGGGCATCCATAACTGTTGGATCTACCGTAGCTGACTGTGACGAAAGGTTAATCACTGTTACTGCATTGGAG AACCCGGAATCACGATATTCTTCAGCACAAAAAGCTGTTGTCCTTGTTTTCTCAAGATTAATAGGGGCTGGATTTGAAAAGGGACCAGATTTGAGCTCAAATAAGGGGTTTTCTGTTATTGCTAGGCTTGTAGTTGCATCAAATCAGGTTGGTTGTTTGTTAGGAAAAGGAGGCACTATAATCTCAGAAATGCGGAAGGCAACTGGTACTGGCATACGTATAATAGGTGACCAGGTCCCAAAGTGTACCTCAGAGAATGATAAAGTGGTGCAG aTTTCAGGAGAGTTTCTAAAGGTGATAGATGCAGTGTATAATGTTACTGGTAGACTGCGAGATAATCTTTTTTCCAGCTCACTGAACAATGCTGGAACACGGAACACTTCCTCTGTATTAGCTGACACTAGTCCCTATGGAAGATTGAGGGAAGCTGCTGCTGTTGGGTTACCATCATCAGTTGGTGTTTCTCATAGTGGTAATCGACATCCAATTTTAACACAGAGTATGGATCATATTGGATTTTCCCATAGTCTAGATCGTCCTTCTTCGCCAAGGTTATGGGCATCACAG GCAGTAACTGGGGCCTATCCATGGGCTATAACAGATCTTAGCAGAGGTCGAGCTCATCTTAAAGGTGGCTTGGAACTTGGCAG ATGA